The Micromonospora krabiensis genome window below encodes:
- a CDS encoding Rossmann-fold NAD(P)-binding domain-containing protein, translating to MRVVVFGATGMLGQGVLRECLLADDVTDVLVVGRTPTGRRHPKLREVTIPDLGDLDGVRDELAGVDACFYCLGVSSLGMDEATYTRISYDYPVAAARLLAEVSPSATFVYVSGVGTDSSERGRVMWARVKGRTENAVIALLPHGYAARVGFILPTQGVVSKTRWYRLGYAVTRPLFPLLRRLFPNQVTTTDRLGRAMLRVAREGSPRRVLAGRDLR from the coding sequence GTGCGAGTGGTGGTGTTCGGCGCGACCGGGATGCTGGGCCAGGGTGTGCTGCGGGAGTGCCTGCTCGCCGACGACGTGACGGACGTGCTGGTGGTCGGTCGGACGCCGACCGGTCGGCGGCATCCGAAGCTGCGGGAGGTCACGATCCCGGACCTGGGTGACCTGGACGGCGTACGCGACGAGCTGGCCGGGGTCGACGCCTGCTTCTACTGCCTCGGCGTCTCCTCCCTGGGGATGGACGAGGCGACGTACACCCGGATCAGCTACGACTACCCGGTGGCGGCGGCCCGGCTCCTGGCGGAGGTGAGCCCGTCGGCGACGTTTGTCTACGTCTCGGGTGTCGGCACCGACTCCTCGGAGCGGGGCCGGGTGATGTGGGCGCGGGTCAAGGGGCGTACCGAGAACGCGGTGATCGCGCTGCTGCCCCACGGCTACGCGGCCCGGGTGGGGTTCATTCTGCCCACGCAGGGGGTGGTGTCGAAGACCCGCTGGTACCGGCTGGGGTACGCGGTCACCCGTCCGCTCTTTCCGCTGCTGCGACGGCTCTTCCCGAACCAGGTGACCACCACGGACCGGTTGGGTCGGGCGATGCTGCGGGTGGCCCGGGAGGGCTCGCCGCGGCGCGTGCTGGCGGGGCGCGACCTGCGCTGA
- a CDS encoding transcriptional regulator, with protein MHPPEVRARARRQYLAGSTVGEIAKQLRLPYPTVRHWCVDRPERKRRGTELRCFRCREDVDNPADPGAYAYLLGLYLDDGHLVTSARVPVLGIYCSNAWPDLIDACETAMKAVLAGSTQRIQQKGCVSVQSYGKHWPCLLPQHGPGKKHERPIVLAGWQREIVTAHPGEFLRGLFHSDGARFANRVRVRGKEYVYPRYLFSNKSADILGLCQWALDLLGVAWRRNRPDSLSVARRAAVAALDRHVGPKS; from the coding sequence GTGCATCCACCCGAGGTTCGCGCTCGCGCCCGACGGCAGTACCTGGCCGGCAGCACTGTGGGGGAAATCGCCAAGCAGCTCCGGCTCCCCTATCCCACTGTTCGCCACTGGTGTGTAGATCGGCCGGAACGGAAGCGGCGCGGCACCGAGTTACGCTGCTTCCGCTGCCGGGAGGACGTCGACAATCCGGCAGATCCGGGCGCCTACGCCTATCTGCTTGGTCTCTATCTGGACGACGGGCACCTGGTCACCTCCGCCCGGGTGCCCGTGTTAGGGATTTACTGCTCCAACGCCTGGCCCGACCTCATCGACGCCTGCGAAACGGCCATGAAGGCGGTGCTGGCCGGTTCCACTCAGCGGATCCAGCAGAAGGGGTGCGTGAGTGTGCAGAGCTACGGGAAGCACTGGCCGTGCCTGCTCCCGCAGCACGGCCCGGGTAAGAAGCACGAGCGGCCGATCGTCCTCGCCGGGTGGCAACGCGAGATCGTGACCGCCCACCCAGGTGAATTCCTGCGGGGCTTGTTCCATTCCGACGGCGCGCGGTTCGCGAACCGGGTGCGGGTGCGCGGCAAGGAGTACGTCTACCCGCGCTACCTGTTCAGCAACAAGTCGGCCGACATCCTGGGGCTCTGCCAGTGGGCGCTGGACCTGCTCGGCGTCGCCTGGCGGAGGAACCGGCCCGACTCGCTGTCCGTGGCCCGCCGGGCCGCGGTCGCGGCGCTCGACCGCCACGTCGGGCCGAAGTCCTGA
- a CDS encoding ANTAR domain-containing response regulator: MAETQTDAERRRVLIAEDEALIRLDLAEMLVEEGYEVVGEAGDGETAVRLAEELKPDLVILDIKMPIMDGLAAAERIAGARIAPVIILTAFSQRDLVERARAAGAMAYLVKPFQKSDLVPAVEIALSRYSEIAALESEVAGLTDRLEVRKTVERAKGALMTTYGMTEPQAFKWIQRTAMDHRMTMKEVAERIIAETAGGEVTRPAS, from the coding sequence GTGGCCGAGACGCAGACGGATGCCGAGCGCAGGCGCGTACTGATCGCCGAGGACGAGGCGCTCATCCGGCTGGACCTGGCCGAGATGCTGGTCGAAGAGGGCTACGAGGTGGTGGGGGAGGCCGGCGACGGCGAGACCGCCGTCCGGCTGGCCGAGGAACTCAAGCCCGACCTGGTCATCCTCGACATCAAGATGCCGATCATGGACGGGCTGGCCGCGGCCGAGCGGATCGCCGGCGCCCGGATCGCTCCGGTGATCATCCTGACCGCGTTCAGCCAGCGGGACCTGGTCGAGCGGGCGCGGGCGGCTGGCGCGATGGCGTACCTCGTGAAGCCCTTCCAGAAGAGCGACCTGGTGCCGGCGGTGGAGATCGCGCTCTCCCGCTACTCCGAGATCGCCGCGCTGGAGTCCGAGGTCGCCGGGCTGACCGACCGGCTGGAGGTCCGCAAGACCGTCGAGCGCGCCAAGGGTGCGCTGATGACGACGTACGGGATGACCGAGCCGCAGGCGTTCAAGTGGATCCAGCGCACGGCGATGGACCACCGGATGACCATGAAGGAGGTCGCCGAGCGGATCATCGCCGAGACGGCCGGTGGTGAGGTGACCCGCCCGGCCTCCTGA
- a CDS encoding trans-sulfuration enzyme family protein produces the protein MTTVDTRAVHAGRDDLAALGVHAPPIDLSTTNPLPSVTDGGDAYEALATGGTLPTGGSAVYQRLWNPTVARFETALAELEGTTDAVAFASGMAALTAALLAATRDGHRHIVAVRPLYGGTDHVLATGLLGTTVTWARPAEIRAAVRPDTALVVAETPANPTLDLVDIAALADAAGDVPLLVDNTVATPVLQQPARHGAALVLHSATKSIGGHGDVLAGAVACDAEWASRLRQVRALTGAILHPLGAYLLHRGLQTLPVRVRAQQAGAEKLAAWLADHPAVAQVHHPSRHDPAGLVGRQMSGTGSLLAIEVRGGAPAAATVAGACRLITHAVSLGGVDTLIQHPASLTHRPVEGDAKPAGGLLRISVGLEDPEDLRADLAQALARVV, from the coding sequence ATGACGACTGTGGATACCCGAGCCGTACACGCCGGCCGCGACGACCTGGCGGCGCTGGGCGTCCACGCGCCTCCCATCGACCTCTCCACCACCAACCCGCTGCCGTCGGTCACCGACGGCGGCGACGCGTACGAGGCCCTCGCCACCGGCGGGACCCTCCCCACCGGTGGCAGCGCCGTCTACCAACGGCTCTGGAACCCCACCGTCGCCCGCTTCGAGACCGCGCTCGCCGAACTCGAAGGCACCACCGACGCCGTCGCCTTCGCCAGCGGCATGGCCGCCCTCACCGCCGCCCTACTCGCCGCCACCCGCGACGGCCACCGGCACATCGTCGCCGTCCGCCCCCTCTACGGCGGGACCGACCACGTGCTCGCCACCGGGCTGCTCGGCACCACCGTCACCTGGGCCCGGCCCGCCGAGATCCGCGCGGCCGTTCGCCCCGACACCGCCCTCGTCGTCGCCGAGACCCCCGCGAACCCCACCCTCGACCTCGTCGACATCGCCGCCCTCGCCGACGCCGCCGGCGACGTGCCGCTGCTGGTCGACAACACCGTCGCCACCCCCGTCCTCCAGCAGCCCGCCCGCCACGGCGCCGCCCTCGTCCTGCACAGCGCCACCAAGAGCATCGGCGGCCACGGCGACGTCCTCGCCGGCGCCGTCGCCTGCGACGCCGAGTGGGCCAGCCGCCTGCGCCAGGTCCGCGCGCTCACCGGCGCGATCCTGCACCCCCTCGGCGCCTACCTGCTGCACCGCGGCCTGCAGACCCTCCCCGTGCGGGTCCGCGCCCAGCAGGCCGGCGCCGAGAAGCTCGCCGCCTGGCTCGCCGACCACCCCGCCGTCGCCCAGGTGCACCACCCCTCCCGGCACGACCCCGCCGGGCTGGTCGGCCGCCAGATGTCCGGCACCGGCAGCCTCCTCGCCATCGAGGTACGCGGCGGCGCCCCCGCCGCCGCCACCGTCGCCGGCGCCTGCCGCCTCATCACCCACGCCGTGTCCCTCGGCGGGGTGGACACCCTCATCCAGCACCCCGCCTCGCTCACCCACCGCCCCGTCGAGGGCGACGCGAAGCCGGCCGGGGGACTGCTGCGCATCTCGGTCGGCCTGGAAGACCCCGAGGACCTGCGGGCCGACCTCGCCCAGGCCCTGGCCCGCGTCGTCTGA
- a CDS encoding Lrp/AsnC family transcriptional regulator, with product MPPVSNDVRLLPALDDVDRAILTELAADGRLPNNALAERVGVAPSTCLSRTRVLRERGAIRGFHADVDPAALGLPLQALVSVRLREHERPAVDAFRARSVRLPGVVSVFHVAGAEDYVLHVRAASADALRDFVLDHLAVDPAVQHTQTSLIFEQARGMG from the coding sequence ATGCCCCCTGTGTCGAATGATGTGCGGTTGTTGCCGGCGCTGGACGACGTGGATCGCGCGATTCTCACCGAGTTGGCGGCCGACGGCCGGCTGCCGAACAACGCCCTGGCCGAGCGGGTCGGGGTGGCGCCCTCGACGTGCCTGTCCCGCACCCGGGTGCTGCGTGAGCGCGGCGCGATCCGTGGTTTCCACGCCGACGTGGACCCGGCCGCGCTGGGGTTGCCGTTGCAGGCGCTGGTCTCGGTGCGGCTGCGGGAGCACGAGCGGCCGGCGGTGGACGCGTTCCGGGCCCGGTCGGTGCGGCTGCCCGGGGTGGTGTCGGTGTTCCACGTGGCCGGCGCGGAGGACTACGTGCTGCATGTGCGGGCCGCGTCGGCGGACGCGCTGCGGGACTTCGTGCTCGACCACCTGGCGGTGGATCCGGCGGTGCAGCACACCCAGACCAGCCTCATCTTCGAGCAGGCCCGCGGGATGGGATGA